A section of the Papio anubis isolate 15944 chromosome 4, Panubis1.0, whole genome shotgun sequence genome encodes:
- the C4H7orf66 gene encoding LOW QUALITY PROTEIN: uncharacterized protein C7orf66 homolog (The sequence of the model RefSeq protein was modified relative to this genomic sequence to represent the inferred CDS: deleted 1 base in 1 codon; substituted 1 base at 1 genomic stop codon) has protein sequence MMAVMTPSDGLSQLSAPHLTHQSLWSLSCLAMLFQERWDFFCLFAVLILSAPQMSCLLKCFYTLGPLHPVMSGEFSAXYSHMMEQRNRARIHEGYIPQVNEVKGAYLGIVHKKPMSYEKSFPKEMET, from the exons ATGATGGCTGTGATGACACCCAGTGATGGTCTTTCTCAACTCTCTGCACCTCATCTCACTCATCAGAGCCTTTGGAGCCTCAGTTGCCTTGCAATGCTGTTTCAGGAAaggtgggattttttttgtttgttt GCTGTACTCATTCTTTCTGCACCACAAATGTCATGCCTTCTCAAGTGTTTTTATACCCTGGGCCCATTGCATCCAGTGATGTCAGGGGAATTCTCAGCTTAGTATAGTCACATGATGGAACAGAGAAACAGAGCT AGAATTCATGAGGGATACATACCTCAAGTGAATGAAGTGAAAGGTGCATATCTAGGGATTGTCCACAAGAAACCAATGAGTTATGAAAAATCTTTTCCAAAGGAAATGGAAACTTaa